CGACCTTGAGGTCAATCCCATGAAGGGAAAGCAGTTGACCAATGTGCGGGCCTCGGGAACGGACGAGGCGGTGCGCCTGACGACGCCCAGGCAAATGAGCCTGGAAGAGGCGATCGCCTATATTGCCAATGATGAACTCGTTGAAGTCACGCCTGATAATGTTCGGTTACGCAAGCGCCACCTTGACCCCCATGAACGCAAACGTGTCGAGCGTGGGCGCGAAAAGCGCGGATAGTCATCATATGATGGTCAGGGGCACGCCCGGTCAGTTTGTCATTCTTGAGGCCATGCCCACGGTCGATGATTTTTACGAGCTGTACTGGAACAGGTGTCCCTTTGTTGTGCGCGGGGCCATTTCCAAAGACGTCATCGATGGCTTGATCGGGGCTGACGAACTGGCCGGGCTGTCCATGGAGCAAGCGCCTCTTTCGCGCATGGTAAAGACGGCGGGTCCGGGCAGAGCGTGGTCGTGCCGCTTTGGTCCTTTCACGGAGCAGGATTTTAAAAATACCGGCGAGAAGGACTGGAGCCTTTTGGTCCAGAACGTCGAGCAGTTCCACCCTGAAACGGCCGTGTTGCTTAGCCACTTCAATTTTGCGCCGCGTTGGCTGATGGATGACATCATGGTCAGTTATTCGGCCGTCGGCGGCTCGGTTGGTCCGCATATTGACAGCTATCACGTGTTCCTTGTGCAAGGTCAGGGCAAGCGAATATGGAAAGTCGCCGACCAGACCATGGCGCAGGAAACCTACATAGGGGGGCTTGATCTGAAAGTACTCGATGGTGATTTTGTCGGCCAGGACGTTGAGGTCAGCTGTGGAGATGTGCTTTACCTGCCGCCGAAATTTGCCCATCAGGGGACCACTCTGGAGGCGTCGCTGACATTCTCGGTCGGCTTTCTTGGGCCAAAACTTTCCGAATTGTTCAGTGGTTACGGGCATTATTTATCCATGCGCGAAGAC
Above is a genomic segment from Rhodospirillaceae bacterium containing:
- a CDS encoding cupin domain-containing protein; its protein translation is MMVRGTPGQFVILEAMPTVDDFYELYWNRCPFVVRGAISKDVIDGLIGADELAGLSMEQAPLSRMVKTAGPGRAWSCRFGPFTEQDFKNTGEKDWSLLVQNVEQFHPETAVLLSHFNFAPRWLMDDIMVSYSAVGGSVGPHIDSYHVFLVQGQGKRIWKVADQTMAQETYIGGLDLKVLDGDFVGQDVEVSCGDVLYLPPKFAHQGTTLEASLTFSVGFLGPKLSELFSGYGHYLSMREDLDQRYAGDGIVGDSAGFTLASGVVDDVRGCFAGQLETMDFRRWLVQFFTESGHEDFGHYSEREEMIEASALKGKFEQGASLIKPHYVKFALIQTAPETVCLGFDSHNFIVEQFTLAALKTLMKEQPVNIKSNPEIITHAGALELLLDLYNHQGLEFGPTCT